Proteins encoded within one genomic window of Thunnus albacares chromosome 13, fThuAlb1.1, whole genome shotgun sequence:
- the LOC122995758 gene encoding reticulocyte-binding protein 2 homolog a-like translates to MPFEKEMDEMVHMRDDIQKQKQELDIRLENVKREIREMEVLKSELEVEKRQNQQMIRRGIQKEQQVKKMWAEIKGEKDALKRETQKKKRELDQRLERIIKERDELEIMKLKLQREKDKSKGAVEELRMSKLTQVPNQIQKLWELIQPRLEKYQVMKRHSEDINRAIQDEKRQIIAQTKIITQARDEVENIKMEIKRQKEMMICALKDMQQKQTDLEQVEMNIQREQKSIEKEKERILEKSEELVLREKELENEKEFLKAEAVMLKAERKKIKKERKEMKRLMNNTGSEKELKILKPEKKLIKTQDDKPKEVMEEVQSGKEPEEEQVNLMSETNDYQKETVVGKLNDPLEEDMKEKEILETQIQLFVKPKPTPGKLKSRSKKKLELGFKESDHKKLGQQRYQKDLAGTEPLISKDKMKDDDEQNEKEYNDMLQTQQIEQARRGEVESDEEIKEHPKNIELLHGEEKALIRMSGEVIEKDDLKHGWKPTDVVEGQDPERLKAKLMWDREELDRVNDTVKKEKLDLELMRSDILKQTDMLQRDKQDIKEEKDKLEITNTELQKKKEHADSLFDEINREKTNIKDLTLQVQTSREQLEKVMNIIALKQKEQELRDNDIKRQEEQLQTSKNNVLAEREEVEVLRKDLNKKKEEVEAAMNSISGEREQLNQMKMGIERETEILFNEKEGIEGEKSELKMKEDQLMTKIKSVETLKAKLRHLNERMGEDMKTKINRLEENNEDVLKLVSALEQKHAALDEEKENMTCYTEILEKVKEGLTSLLSDMREEIENQWKKNIELEKQDLENLKAELKLEREDLDKVNEMMNKEKLELELMRTDIQKQIDTLEQNKHAEVEVKDTNVTRLTEELQTSKNTVLAERKEVEVLRKDLNKKKEEVEAAMNSISGEREQLSQMKVRIDMDREILEKEKDKMEGHQSELKMREDELMSNLLSVHILRAKLKEVNEKTQEGMKNKTERLEGNNEYLQRLCLAMEQNLAQLDQERDQMSVYNKVIQRGKDDLKGLLSHMVIQRDNMENQKKELLLEKEELFKLKAEMKLEREDLDRANDMMKKEKLELELMRSDVLKQTDMLQRDKQDIKEEKDKLEITNTELQKKKEHADSLFDEINREKTNIKDLTLQVETSREQLEKVSNIIALKQKEQEVKDNDIKRQEEELQTRRNNVLAEREEVELLRKDLNEKKEEVEAAMNSISEEREQLSQMKVHIDMDREILEKEKDKMEGHQSELKTRDELMSNLLSIETLRAKLKELNEKTCKDMKNQMERLEENNENLQRLCLAMKQKLAQLDQERDQMTVYNELIQRGKDGLKGLLSDLVIQRDNMEDQKKELLLEKEDLSKLKAEQKLEREDLDRANDMMKKEKLDLELMRSDILKQTDILKRDKQDIKEEKDKLDITKTELQKKKEHADSLFDEINRGKTNIKDLTLQVQTKREEVEVLRQDLNKKKEEVEAAMNSISGEREQLSQMKMSIEREKEILFNEREGIEGEKFELKMREDELMTKMTSVESLRAKLKYLNERMGEDVKTRINRLEQNNEDVLKLVSALEQKHAALDEEKENVTSYSEILEKVKEGLTSLLSNIQREDMENQWKQMFGMEKQDLENLKDDLKLEDLDRVNEMLKKEKMDSELIRSDILKQTEILQRDKRDIKEEHTVLAEREQVEPLRKDLIKKMKEGEAAMKSISEEREQLSQFKTEVDMEGEELSTEREKQEEDQLMTKMKSIEALRVKLRQLNERMENDMKNKLQQLEQHNEQVLKVCSLLKQKCGDIDEVKDRMSAYTEMFHREKESLISLISNMLINIQGMEDQWRTRNTVEEQDFDKLKAELKQEREDLVRVNEMMKKEKLDLELSLRSDVLKQTDILQQDKHGEVELMDTKITRLTQDVQTSENTVLAEREEMELLRKDLNKKKEEVEAAMNSISGEREQLSQMKMGIEREKEILFNEREGIEGEKSELTMREDELMTKMTSVETLRAKLKHLNERMGEDMKTKVNRLEENNEAVLKLVSALEQKHAALDEQKENMTCYTEILDKVKEGLTGLLSNMIIQREDMENQLKETFEMKKQDLEKQKDDLKLEREDLDRVNEMMKEEKMDSELMRSDILKQTDILQGDKHEEVELKDTKITRLTQEVQISENTLLAEREELEVLRKDLNKKNEEVEAAMNNISGEREQLSQMKMSIEREKEILFNEKEGIEGEKSELKMREDELMTKMTFVETLRDKLKHLNERMGEDMKTKINRLEQNNEDVLNLISALEQKHAALDEQKENMTCYTETLDKVKEGLTSLLSNMVIQREDMENQWKPTFEMEKQDLENLKDDLKLKREDLDRVKEMMKKEKLDLELIRSDILKRTDMLQRDEHEEVELKDTKITRLTQEVQTSENTLLAEREDLELLRKDLEKRKEEVEAAMNSISGEREQLNQMKVGIEREKEILFNEREGIEGEKSELKTREDELMTKMTSVETLRAKLKYLNERMGEDMKTKINRLEENNEDVLKLVSALEQKHVALDDQSENVTSYNEILEKVKEGLTSLFSNMIIQREDMENQWKQTFDMEQQDLENLKDDLKLEREDLNRVNEMMKKEKLDLELMRSNVVEQTDILQRDKQDIKAEKDMLEIIKIELQKKKEHADSLFDEINREKTNIKDLTLQVQTSKEQLEKVMNIIALKQKEQELKDDDIKRQEEELQTNKHNVMAEWEEVEVLRKDLHKKKEEFEAAMNSISGEREQLNQMKMGIEREKEILFNEKEGIEGEKYELKVKEDELITKMTSVETLRAKLKHLNERMGEDMKTKVNRLEQNNEDVLKLVSALEQKHAALDEQKENMTCYTETLDKVKEGLTSLLSNMIIQREDMENQLKQTFEMEKQDLENLKDDLKLEREDLDRANDMMKKEKMDLELMRSDILKQTDIVQRDKQDIKEEKDKLEITNTELQKKKEYADSLFDEINREKTNIKDLTLQVQTSREQLEKVMNIIALKQKEQEVKDNDIKRQEEELQTNKNNVLAEREEVELLRKDLNEKKEEVEAAMNSISGEKEQLNQMKVRIDMDREILEKEKDKIEGHQSELKTREDELMS, encoded by the exons ATGCCCTTTGAAAAAGAGATGGATGAAATGGTCCACATGAGAGACGATatccaaaaacagaaacaagagctTGATATCAGACTAGAGAATGTGAAAAGAGAAATAAGAGAGATGGAAGTATTGAAGTCTGAGTTGGAGgttgaaaaaagacaaaatcaacAGATGATCCGAAGAGGCATTCAAAAAGAGCAACAGGTGAAAAAGATGTGGGCTGAAATCAAGGGAGAAAAAGATGCTCTCAAGAGggagacacagaagaagaagagagagctTGACCAACGACTGGAGAGGATCATCAAAGAGAGGGACGAGTTAGAGATCATGAAGCTGAAGCTGCAAAGAGAAAAGGACAAAAGCAAAGGTGCAGTGGAAGAGTTGAGGATGTCCAAACTCACACAAGTTCCTAATCAAATTCAAAAGCTCTGGGAATTAATACAGCCACGTTTGGAGAAATATCAAGTTATGAAAAGACACAGTGAAGATATTAATCGAGCAATTCaggatgaaaaaagacaaatcataGCCCAGACAAAAATCATAACCCAGGCAAGAGATGAAGTGGAAAATATCAAGATGgagataaaaagacaaaaagaaatgaTGATTTGTGCTTTAAAGGACATGCAGCAAAAGCAAACAGATCTGGAGCAAGTGGAAATGAATATCCAAAGAGAGCAAAAATcaatagagaaagaaaaggagagaatcTTAGAAAAATCAGAAGAGTTAGtcttgagagagaaagagctggaGAATGAAAAGGAGTTTCTCAAAGCTGAGGCAGTGATGCTCAAAGCAGAACgcaagaaaataaagaaagaacGCAAAGAAATGAAGAGACTGATGAATAATACTGGAAGTGAGAAGGAATTAAAAATCCTCAAACCTGAaaagaaactaataaaaacacaggATGACAAACCAAAAGAAGTAATGGAAGAAGTCCAATCTGGGAAAGAGCCAGAGGAAGAGCAGGTGAATTTGATGAGTGAAACAAATGATTATCAGAAGGAAACAGTTGTGGGGAAACTGAATGACCCACTTGAAGAGGAcatgaaggagaaagaaattTTAGAAACACAAATTCAACTGTTTGTGAAACCTAAACCTACACCAGGAAAACTGAAATCACGAAGTAAAAAGAAACTGGAGCTTGGGTTTAAAGAATCAGATCACAAAAAGCTTGGGCAGCAAAGATACCAGAAGGACCTCGCTGGAACTGAACCGTTGATaagcaaagacaaaatgaaagatgatgatgaacaaaatgaaaaagagtaTAATGACATGCTACAAACTCAACAAATTGAGCAGGCAAGAAGAGGGGAAGTGGAATCtgatgaagaaataaaagagcaTCCAAAGAACATTGAACTCTTACACGGAgaagaaaaagctctgataagaATGTCAGGTGAGGTCATTGAAAAGGATGATTTGAAACATGGATGGAAGCCAACTGATGTTGTAGAAGGTCAAGATCCTGAGAGACTGAAAGCAAAGTTGATGTGGGACAGAGAAGAACTAGATAGAGTTAATGATACagtgaagaaagagaaactggaCTTGGAGCTGATGAGGTCTGACATcctcaaacaaactgacatgtTACAACGagataaacaagatataaaggaagagaaagacaagTTGGAAATCACAAATACTGAgctgcaaaagaagaaagaacatgCAGACAGTCTGTTTGatgagataaacagagagaaaaccaaCATTAAAGATCTGACCCTTCAGGTTCAGACCAGTAGAGAACAGCTGGAGAAAGTCATGAACATTATTGCcctaaaacaaaaagaacaagaactCAGAGACAATGACATAAAGAGACAAGAAGAACAACTGCAAACCAGTAAGAACAATGTACtggcagaaagagaagaagtggAAGTTTTGAGGAAGGATCTCaacaagaagaaggaagaagttGAAGCTGCCATGAACAGcatcagtggagagagagaacaactcAATCAGATGAAGATGGgcattgagagagagacagaaatactTTTCAATGAGAAAGAAGGAATTGAAGGAGAAAAGTctgagctgaaaatgaaagaagatcAACTCATGACTAAAATCAAATCAGTAGAAACTTTAAAAGCCAAACTGAGACATCTCAATGAAAGAATGGGTGaagatatgaaaacaaaaatcaacagactagaagaaaacaatgaagaTGTATTGAAACTGGTCAGTGCTTTAGAGCAGAAGCATGCAGCTCtggatgaagagaaagaaaatatgacatgtTACACTGAGATATTGGAGAAAGTAAAGGAAGGTCTGACAAGTTTACTGTCAGACATGAGAGAGGAAATAGAAAATCAatggaagaaaaacattgaGTTGGAAAAACAAGATCTTGAAAATTTAAAGGCAGAGCTGAAACTAGAGAGAGAGGATCTGGATAAAGTGAATGAGATGATGAATAAAGAGAAACTGGAATTGGAGCTGATGAGGACTGACATCCAAAAGCAGATTGATACATtagaacaaaataaacatgcagAAGTAGAAGTAAAGGACACCAACGTCACAAGACTAACCGAAGAACTGCAAACCAGTAAGAACACCGTATtggcagaaagaaaagaagtggAAGTTTTGAGGAAGGATCTCaacaagaagaaggaagaagttGAAGCTGCCATGAACAGcatcagtggagagagagaacaactcAGTCAGATGAAGGTTCGTATTGACATGGACAGAGAAATACTTGAGAAGGAGAAGGATAAAATGGAAGGACACCAGTCTGAGCTGAAAATGAGAGAGGATGAGCTCATGAGTAACTTATTATCAGTTCATATTCTGAGAGCTAAACTCAAAGAGGTGAATGAAAAGACACAGGAaggcatgaaaaacaaaacagaaagattAGAAGGAAACAATGAATATTTGCAAAGGTTATGCCTCGCAATGGAGCAAAATCTTGCACAGCTTGATCAAGAGAGAGACCAGATGtcagtttacaataaagtgatcCAGAGAGGAAAGGATGATCTGAAAggtttactgtcacatatggTAATACAGAGAGACAACATGGAAAACCAAAAGAAAGAGCTTTTATTGGAAAAAGAAGAACTCTTCAAACTGAAGGCAGAGATGAAACTAGAGAGAGAGGATCTGGATAGAGCTAATGACatgatgaagaaagagaaactggaGTTGGAGTTGATGAGATCTGATGTcctcaaacaaactgacatgtTACAACGagataaacaagatataaaagaagagaaagacaagtTGGAAATCACAAATACTGAgctgcaaaagaagaaagaacatgCCGACAGTCTGTTTGatgagataaacagagagaaaaccaaCATTAAAGATCTGACCCTTCAGGTTGAGACAAGTAGAGAACAGCTGGAGAAAGTCTCGAACATTATTgccttaaaacaaaaagaacaagaagtcAAAGACAATgacataaaaagacaagaagaagaactgcaAACCAGGAGGAACAACGTACtagcagaaagagaagaagtggAACTTTTGAGGAAGGATCTCAatgagaagaaggaagaagttGAAGCTGCCATGAACAGCATcagtgaagagagagaacaactcAGTCAGATGAAGGTTCATATTGACATGGACAGAGAAATACTTGAGAAGGAGAAGGATAAAATGGAAGGACACCAGTCTGAGCTGAAAACGAGAGATGAGCTCATGAGTAACTTATTATCAATTGAAACTCTGAGGGCTAAACTCAAAGAGCTGAATGAAAAGACATGTAAAGACATGAAAAACCAAATGGAGAGATtagaagaaaacaatgaaaatttgcAAAGGTTATGCCTCGCAATGAAGCAAAAGCTTGCACAGCTTGATCAAGAGAGAGACCAGATGACAGTTTACAATGAATTgatacagagaggaaaggatggTCTGAAAGGTTTATTGTCAGATCTGGTAATACAGAGAGACAACATGGAAGACCAAAAGAAAGAGCTTTTGTTGGAAAAAGAAGATCTATCCAAACTGAAGGCAGAGCAGAAACTAGAGAGAGAGGATCTGGATAGAGCTAATGACatgatgaagaaagagaaactggaCTTGGAGCTGATGAGATCTGACATcctcaaacaaactgacatatTAAAACGagataaacaagatataaaggaagagaaagacaagTTGGACATAACAAAGACTGAGttgcaaaagaagaaagaacatgCAGACAGTCTGTTTGATGAGATAAACAGAGGGAAAACCAACATTAAAGATCTGACCCTTCAGGTTCAGACAA aaagagaagaagtggAAGTTTTGAGGCAGGATCTCAacaagaagaaggaggaagttGAAGCTGCCATGAACAGcatcagtggagagagagaacaactcAGTCAGATGAAGATGAGcattgagagagaaaaagaaatacttTTCAATGAGAGGGAAGGAATTGAAGGAGAAAAGTTTGAGCTGAAAATGAGAGAAGATGAACTCATGACTAAAATGACATCGGTAGAAAGTCTGAGAGCCaaattgaaatatctcaatgaAAGGATGGGTGAAGATGTGAAAACAAGAATCAACAGACTAGAACAAAACAATGAAGATGTATTGAAACTGGTCAGTGCTTTAGAACAGAAGCATGCAGCTCtggatgaagagaaagaaaatgtgacatCTTACTCTGAGATATTGGAGAAAGTAAAGGAAGGTCTGACAAGTTTACTCTCAAACATCCAAAGAGAAGACATGGAAAATCAATGGAAGCAAATGTTTGGGATGGAAAAACAAGATCTTGAAAACCTAAAGGATGATTTGAAACTAGAGGATTTGGATAGAGTGAATGAGAtgctgaagaaagagaaaatggacTCGGAGTTGATAAGGTCTGACAtcctcaaacaaactgaaatattacaaCGTGATAAACGAGATATAAAAGAAGAGCACACTGTACTGGCAGAAAGAGAACAGGTGGAACCTTTGAGAAAGGATCTCATTAAGAAGATGAAAGAAGGTGAAGCTGCCATGAAAAGCATcagtgaagagagagaacaactcAGTCAGTTCAAGACTGAAGTTGACATGGAGGGAGAAGAGCTTTCAACTGAAAgggaaaaacaggaagaggatCAACTCATGACTAAAATGAAATCTATAGAAGCTCTGAGAGTAAAACTTCGGCAGCTGAATGAAAGGATGGAGAACGACATGAAGAACAAATTACAGCAACTGGAACAACACAATGAACAGGTTCTTAAAGTGTGCTCTTTATTGAAACAAAAGTGTGGAGACATAGATGAAGTGAAAGACAGAATGTCTGCATATACTGAAATGTTccatagagagaaagaaagtctGATTAGTCTGATATCAAACATGTTGATAAACATACAAGGGATGGAAGATCAATGGAGGACAAGGAACACTGTTGAAGAACAAGACTTTGACAAACTGAAGGCAGAGttgaaacaagagagagaggatctGGTTAGAGTGAATGAGatgatgaagaaagagaaactggaCTTGGAGTTGAGTTTGAGGTCTGATGTcctcaaacaaactgacatatTACAGCAAGATAAACACGGAGAGGTAGAACTCATGGACACCAAGATCACTAGACTAACACAAGACGTGCAAACTAGTGAGAACACTGTACtggcagaaagagaagaaatggAACTTTTGAGGAAGGATCTCaacaagaagaaggaagaagttGAAGCTGCCATGAACAGcatcagtggagagagagaacaactcAGTCAGATGAAGATGGgcattgagagagagaaagaaatacttttcaatgagagagaaggaattGAAGGAGAAAAGTCTGAGCTGACAATGAGAGAAGATGAACTCATGACTAAAATGACATCAGTAGAAACTCTGAGAGCCAAACTCAAACATCTCAATGAAAGGATGGGTGaagatatgaaaacaaaagtcaaCAGACTAGAGGAAAACAATGAAGCCGTATTGAAACTGGTCAGTGCTTTAGAACAGAAGCATGCAGCTCTGGATGAACAGAAAGAGAACATGACATGTTACACTGAGATATTAGACAAAGTAAAGGAAGGTCTGACAGGTTTACTCTCAAACATGATCATCCAGAGAGAAGACATGGAAAATCAGTTGAAGGAAACGTTTGAGATGAAAAAACAAGATCTTGAAAAGCAGAAGGATGATTTGAAACTGGAGAGAGAGGATCTGGATAGAGTCAATGAGATGatgaaggaagagaaaatggACTCGGAGTTGATGAGGTCTGATATcctcaaacaaactgacatatTACAAGGAGATAAACATGAAGAAGTAGAACTCAAGGACACCAAGATCACAAGACTAACACAAGAAGTTCAAATCAGTGAGAACACTTTACTGGCAGAAAGAGAAGAATTGGAAGTTTTGAGGAAGGATCTCAACAAGAAAAACGAAGAAGTTGAAGCTGCCATGAACAACATCAGTGGAGAAAGAGAACAACTCAGTCAGATGAAGATGAgcattgagagagagaaagaaatacttTTCAATGAGAAAGAAGGAATTGAAGGAGAAAAGTCTGAGCTGAAAATGAGAGAAGATGAACTCATGACTAAAATGACATTTGTAGAAACTCTGAGGGACAAACTCAAACATCTCAATGAAAGGATGGGTGaagatatgaaaacaaaaatcaacagaCTAGAACAAAACAACGAAGATGTATTGAATCTAATCAGTGCTTTAGAGCAGAAGCATGCAGCTCTggatgaacagaaagaaaatatgacatgtTACACTGAGACATTAGACAAAGTAAAGGAAGGTCTGACAAGTTTACTCTCAAACATGGTCATTCAGAGAGAAGACATGGAAAATCAATGGAAGCCAACATTTGAGATGGAAAAACAAGATCTTGAAAACCTGAAGGATGATTTGAAACTAAAAAGAGAGGATCTGGATAGAGTGAAAGAGatgatgaagaaagagaaactggaCTTGGAGCTGATCAGGTCTGATATCCTCAAACGAACTGACATGTTACAACGAGATGAACATGAAGAAGTAGAACTGAAGGACACCAAGATCACAAGACTAACACAAGAAGTGCAAACCAGTGAGAACACTTTACTGGCAGAAAGAGAAGATTTGGAACTTTTGAGGAAGGATCTcgagaagaggaaggaagaagttGAGGCTGCCATGAACAGcatcagtggagagagagaacaactcAATCAAATGAAGGTGGgcattgagagagagaaagaaatacttTTCAATGAGAGGGAAGGAATTGAAGGAGAAAAGTCTGAGCTGAAAACGAGAGAAGATGAACTCATGACTAAAATGACATCAGTAGAAACTCTGAGAGCCAAACTCAAATATCTCAATGAAAGGATGGGTGaagatatgaaaacaaaaatcaacagactagaagaaaacaatgaagaTGTATTGAAGCTGGTCAGTGCTTTAGAGCAGAAGCATGTAGCTCTGGATGATCAGAGTGAAAACGTGACATCTTACAATGAGATATTGGAGAAAGTAAAGGAAGGTCTGACAAGTTTATTCTCAAACATGATCATCCAGAGAGAAGACATGGAAAATCAATGGAAGCAAACATTTGACATGGAACAACAAGATCTTGAAAACCTGAAGGATGATTTGAAACTAGAGAGAGAGGATCTGAATAGAGTAAATGAGatgatgaagaaagagaaactggaCTTGGAGCTGATGAGGTCTAATGTCGTCGAACAAACTGACATATTACAACGagataaacaagatataaaagcagagaaagacaTGTTGGAAATCATAAAGATTGAgctgcaaaagaagaaagaacatgCAGACAGTCTGTTTGatgagataaacagagagaaaaccaaCATTAAAGATCTGACCCTTCAGGTTCAGACCAGTAAAGAACAGCTGGAGAAAGTCATGAACATTATTgccttaaaacaaaaagaacaagaactCAAAGATGATgacataaaaagacaagaagaagaactaCAAACCAATAAGCACAATGTAATGGCAGAATGGGAAGAAGTAGAAGTTTTGAGGAAGGATCTCCATAAGAAGAAGGAAGAATTTGAAGCTGCCATGAACAGcatcagtggagagagagaacaactcAATCAGATGAAGATGGgcattgagagagagaaagaaatacttTTCAATGAGAAAGAAGGAATTGAAGGAGAAAAGTATGAGCTGAAAGTGAAAGAAGATGAACTCATTACTAAAATGACATCAGTAGAGACTTTGAGAGCCAAACTCAAACATCTCAATGAAAGAATGGGTGaagatatgaaaacaaaagttaacAGACTAGAACAAAACAATGAAGATGTATTGAAACTGGTCAGTGCTTTAGAACAGAAGCATGCAGCTCTggatgaacagaaagaaaatatgacatgtTACACTGAGACATTAGACAAAGTAAAGGAAGGTCTGACAAGTTTACTCTCAAACATGATCATCCAGAGAGAAGACATGGAAAATCAGTTGAAGCAAACGTTTGAGATGGAAAAACAAGATCTTGAAAACCTGAAGGATGATTTGAAACTAGAGAGAGAGGATCTGGATAGAGCGAACGACatgatgaagaaagagaaaatggacTTGGAGCTGATGAGATCTGACATcctcaaacaaactgacataGTACAACGagataaacaagatataaaagaagagaaagacaagtTGGAAATCACAAATACTGAgctgcaaaagaagaaagaatatGCAGACAGTCTGTTTGatgagataaacagagagaaaaccaaCATTAAAGATCTGACCCTTCAGGTTCAGACAAGTAGAGAACAGCTGGAGAAAGTCATGAACATTATTgccttaaaacaaaaagaacaagaagtcAAAGACAATgacataaaaagacaagaagaagaactgcaAACCAATAAGAACAATGTATtggcagaaagagaagaagtggAACTTTTGAGGAAGGATCTCAatgagaagaaggaagaagttGAAGCTGCCATGAACAGCATCAGTGGAGAGAAAGAACAACTCAATCAGATGAAAGTTCGTATTGACATGGACAGAGAAATACTTGAGAAGGAGAAGGATAAAATAGAAGGACACCAGTCTGAGCTGAAAACAAGAGAAGATGAGCTCATGA